A genomic region of Cyprinus carpio isolate SPL01 chromosome B13, ASM1834038v1, whole genome shotgun sequence contains the following coding sequences:
- the LOC109094406 gene encoding relaxin-3 receptor 1-like, which translates to MRSVDSLVHQAPVGEFLSEIMGGILNQSGWGTLNRSLTDQHKFSSLEDIDVTADGSLVLRIIISVVYSAVCAVGLVGNLLVFFLMKIRQGRKKSIINFYVINLAVTDFQFVLTLPFWAVDTALDFSWPFGNAMCKIILSVTVMNMYASVFFLTAMSITRYWSVASALKIPSRKKSVSVKWICAVLWILATVATAPTSIFSTVTVVAGEKLCLLKFPDGQDWLALYHLQKIVIAFILPMFILSVFYLLLLRFIRKRGINTRQRRRSKVAKSVTVVVLSFFICWMPNHAITLWGVLVKLNAVHWDKTYYMVHTYVFPVTVCLAHTNSCLNPVLYCLMRREFRKLLHGFFWRISSPVISNAGKLHGYSGGSKQNLDDAHTGIHLNVIDAQRCQESGQLTLN; encoded by the coding sequence ATGCGATCAGTAGACAGCCTTGTCCACCAGGCACCTGTTGGAGAGTTTCTTTCAGAAATAATGGGAGGCATTCTCAACCAAAGCGGATGGGGAACTTTGAACAGAAGTTTAACGGATCAGCATAAATTCAGCAGTCTGGAAGACATCGATGTGACTGCTGACGGCAGCCTTGTCCTGCGGATTATCATCTCGGTGGTTTATTCCGCGGTGTGCGCCGTGGGTTTGGTCGGAAACCTTTTGGTGTTTTTCCTTATGAAGATTAGACAAGGTCggaaaaaatccatcattaatttCTATGTCATCAATTTAGCTGTCACCGACTTTCAGTTTGTTCTGACCTTGCCTTTCTGGGCAGTAGATACGGCGTTGGATTTCAGCTGGCCGTTTGGTAACGCCATGTGCAAGATCATTTTATCAGTCACTGTGATGAACATGTACGCCAGCGTCTTTTTCCTCACCGCGATGAGCATTACGCGCTACTGGTCTGTCGCATCTGCTTTAAAGATCCCTTCTCGAAAGAAGTCCGTGTCTGTGAAGTGGATCTGTGCTGTATTGTGGATCCTGGCGACTGTGGCAACAGCTCCAACTTCCATTTTCTCCACCGTGACAGTTGTGGCAGGTGAAAAACTCTGCCTCCTCAAGTTTCCAGATGGACAGGATTGGCTCGCTCTGTATCACCTTCAGAAAATTGTCATTGCGTTTATCTTGCCCATGTTTATTCTCTCAGTATTTTATCTATTACTTTTGAGGTTTATCAGAAAGAGGGGCATTAATACCCGCCAAAGAAGACGATCTAAAGTAGCAAAGTCTGTAACGGTGGTGGTCCTCTCTTTCTTCATTTGCTGGATGCCAAACCATGCGATCACCCTTTGGGGCGTGCTGGTGAAATTGAACGCGGTGCACTGGGACAAAACATACTACATGGTGCACACTTATGTTTTCCCCGTGACTGTTTGTCTTGCTCATACCAATAGTTGTTTAAACCcagttttgtattgtttaatgCGAAGGGAATTTAGGAAATTGTTACATGGTTTCTTTTGGCGCATATCCTCGCCTGTTATCTCGAACGCTGGAAAACTACATGGATACAGTGGAGGCAGCAAGCAAAACCTGGATGACGCACATACTGGAATTCATTTGAACGTGATTGACGCACAACGCTGCCAAGAATCCGGTCAACTGACCTTAAACTGA